The DNA region attttaaagaaagcgacaaaacttaCAATACATGTAATACATGTTTCGACCGAAACTTCCGTCATCTTCAATTAATTAATGTGCAAAGCGTTGGAAGTTCAATTTATAGAGTAAGTAACAtaatgctaattatgataaatggtgACATCAAGAAAATAAGTAAAGCATGAAAATGTGAGAATAGAAAGTTTAGTTTTACAGAtgtagatttacatggtgtaattgttgattcaaggatgCTTGTTCTTTTTGAATATGATTAGCTTCATTTATCTTGAGTTGGAAACCGGTAGAGGCGTGATCGAAAACATGGAAGCTATCTGCTGAACACAAGGCACATTGTCGCGCGACAACGCTTTTGTCAAAACATGTATTacagacttaaaagttttgtcgctttctttaaattcttgacttgcctgctaatatcaagaccctttatatctatataaatatatttatatattaaataGAATCCTTCTTTAGGCCCAAGCCGGGAGTTTAAGCTTTAGTTTTCTAAGAGATTTTCAAGATGACCTAAACATTGCGCTGTTGTTAGTCAAGCCGAACAAATTCTGACGAATTAAATAAGTCATCATCATAGGCTTAGTATCTTTAAAGAGAACCGCAttcaatttgaaaagttttaataatcTGATTTTGCATCGAGCATAATCCCTAGGGGATTCGatattaaacaaatattttaagacTGACTTTAGTGCTATGCAGCCTTCGATGAAGAAGAAACTTCAATTCTTTATACAGAGTTAATTTGACTCATTTTTGAAGGGATGGCATTATTCTTAGACAAGAAGGCGCTCAATCCAAATATGTGCAACCAACTGAAGTAAGATATATTTCGAGAGACTTTACATaatataaaaaagattaaaagcgTCGTCGAAAGCACAAAATGGCGGTTGGCAATACATGGACTTTTGGGCAGGTAAACGAACCCTAAAATATAGTACTGCAATTGAGCACTTAGCTGGCTGTAGCTTGGTCGCAGAATCTTCAAATGAAAGTCTataacccttcaactccaagatctcattagtttTTCCcccttactttctgccatacaatttttatgatgtcaattggagaatttggtaatggaacaactaaaaatcccctaattgatatttttcgttATTCCAATCGCTTCTAGGCTTGATATTGTCTAAATATTGTGAGGAAAATTTTTctattggtcactcatgggaggtaaagggtcaaacaaaattaagaaaattgagCCTTACAAGATTACATTGACCTAAATCAGTGAACTTGAGACTGCGGCAAATTATACTTTTTTCGTCGAccgtggcactgtttacaaCTGCAAGCAGAAACCGCGTGGATTTCATAAGTACGATGCCAATTGAACATCGTCCTCTTCTTAATCTATTCCAAAAATGGCTCACAATCTTTTCCTATATCCTTAAAGCAAAGTATTTATTTGAAATCGACGCTGCAAGTGTGAAGAAAGGGCTACTCTTTTTTCAGTCGAAAGAATCGCTGCAAGAAACAACTAGCTTTAAATTAAGTGACTGAACGTCCGGCAGCTGGACACGGTCTTAATAAATTCACAGCACCATTCGCAAAAAGACCGAAGGTTGAAAGCGGACAATCCACTTGGTTCAAGTACATTAAGATAGTGCACCTGGTCTTCTGTGAGAGCTTTAACGGGCGGCACGGTAGATATAGTGACCGGTTCCTTCAAGAGAAGAGAGGTGATTGATCACTGGCGCTCCTTAATATAttaaagattttccatagcCAGTTTGTAACGAAATGGAGACATCGTTACCTTCCAAAAACATATCTATGGCTTTCTgctgttcttcttgaaatgtctctatCCCAAAAGTCGCGCAAACTTGCCTTAAAACCTTGTCGTACATCGCTGTCGTCTGAAAAGTTGACCATGAAAGAGTTTTGTTCAACCTCTGCTTCGTTAGTTAAATTACCAACTCTAGCCAACCAAAATTGACGAAAGAATTGGCAAGAGAGGTTAGCCAATAAAAAGTCATTatacattttcttgaaaaagagtgacgtcacggaacacgattaATGTCAGGTTTGGGTAGACGTTACCTCGCCTCCGTTTTACCttggggggaggaggggagggtacAGCTTTACGAAGGCTAGATCAGTTGTCACCAAAACGCTTTTCCACATAAGCAATCTTATCAAGAAAAAGCGCTGCATGTCAATGTCTACGCAATATTGACGTATTATTTGAACCACTGGGATTGCAGAAACAAATAGGCTTTGATATACTAACGTACGCGCATGTTATACCTTATGCTTGTCTAAACTGACATTGATTGACGATGCTTGGAATGAAAACAACTTTATCAAGTGCGCTAAGAACtaagctttttttcttcgtgTGAAGGCGTTGTTTGGAATATGATGTTGTTAGCAGGAATGCTTAAAAAGAATATTTCGATATTTCACCGCTCTGATTCTCAATCAAAGTTAATGTGGTAAAACAGGAGTCAGTTAAACAAGCGTCATAAACGTTACAGGTTCAAGAATTGGAATTGTGATGGCATTCGTCCAGTAGCATCTCCGGACGACGATTCCATTGTTGCGAATGCCTGTGAGTCGGCGCCATACCAGATCTCTACAGCCGTGAAAAAGAAGGACTTCTTCTGGGCAAAGCACCAACGGTACTCATTGGGCTTCATCCTGAACATGAGTGACCTTGCCAAGCAATTTCATGGTGGAACCGTCTACCAAGCGTACCTAAGTGCCACCAGTTATCACCGATGGCACAGTCCTGTGTCGGGCACCATTTACAAGATAGAACTCGTGGATCGTTCTTATTATTCTGCAACATACCACATTCAGGATAACCCCGCATCGCCTAACATATGCATGTCACAAGGCTACCTAGCCCAAGTAGCTGCCAGAGGAATTATCTACATTCAAGCTGATAATCCCGACATTGGCTTGATGTGCTTCGTATCGCTCGGTATGTCAGAGGTGTCCTCCAAAGAAATCACGATTGAAGAAAAGGATAAAGTGAAGAAATGTGACCAGCTCGGCATGTTTCACTATGGTGGGTCCACCCATCTACTGATATTTCGCCCTGGAGTTAATATTGAGTTCGATACGAGAGGTCAAACGCCAGGTCTGCATACCGAAAATATTCCTGTTAAATCGAAAATTCATCAACCTAGGCAAATATAAATATGGATTTTGATAAACAGCTTGATTTTGACAGAGTTCGGCGTGaacatgataattttctttctttcctcttagATGTCTTTTGACAATAAGGAAATTgagttttttccattttcacttCGTCAATTATTATGAACTACGAAAATTTAGAAGTATTTGGCAACTagtaaaattagaaatgttCCAGCTTAGTGTTTGTGAATTGTTTAGGCCTGTTAGATTATTTTGGAATCCTTATGCGAGTCTCGTGAGCCTTGGTTTGTTATGTGCTGCAAGActacacatttatttttatctttttagtAGTTGGTCCTTGACCGATGTAATAGGCTTGTTGTACGATAATTGTCGTCGCTAGTCGTGTTTGGGCTTGTCCTTGCTTAGAGTCCTCAACGGGAAATTTTGTTGGAGGTTTTAGCCATCGAAGTTTGGAAGTGGTTCTAGCACATCTTTTCGTGCCACGAGCATGTCTAATAATTGATGGTGTATTTTCAAACCAAAGCATTTAATCACTTATTTTAGCTTATGTTAGCATTTGTGATGGGATTTTTAATAATAGATATTATCATGCTTTACCGAAAGTGCAATAGTAGTAAACCTTATCCTCGATGTACACATTACCACTTAGTTGGTTTCTGATATGTAGAAATAAAGCACTGCAAGAATGTTAGGGGCTTAGATGTTTTGCTTTCAacttttcttatttaaaaaatcACATTCCACACAACACAACAATTCACCGAGAGAACAAATTCTAGCCTCGAGCGAAACTATTTGGTCCACTTTTAGTAACACAATTGTCAATTGTGTGCTAATCCAACCGTTTGAATACTAGGCCAAGAGTAATTAGGATTTTAAAGGCATTCATTCTCAATGCATTAATCCTCGGTGTGCACATTACCACTTTGTTGATTTCTGATATGTAGAAATAAAGCACTGCAAGAGTGTATTCAAACAATCAGCTGCAATCCTAAAAGAGGTGCCAGTTTTTGAATTCCTGAACTCCTTCTTATTTGGTGGGTATTTTCGTTGCTCAGCCCATTCCTTGTCTTTCTTGCGCATTCGACAAGATTAGAAAACTAAGCTGAACGTACCCGAACGTGATTAACAATCACCAATATTTGCTCTGAAATAATGTTTCGAAGGAAACTATAGGTTTACATGAGGATAAGGTTTTCTACGCCTTTAGGGAGAATGAGGTAGTCGGTTAGTGACCACCAAAAAACAAATCGGTCAGCCAGCCCACGGAAGATCTCAAGCTACTGAAGGGAAGGAGAGATCAAtcagagagacagacagacaaacagacagacagacacgCGAAATAAAGACGGATGGACTGATGGAGAGGCGAAGGGATAGACTG from Pocillopora verrucosa isolate sample1 chromosome 1, ASM3666991v2, whole genome shotgun sequence includes:
- the LOC136277385 gene encoding uncharacterized protein, translating into MALFLDKKALNPNMCNQLKFKNWNCDGIRPVASPDDDSIVANACESAPYQISTAVKKKDFFWAKHQRYSLGFILNMSDLAKQFHGGTVYQAYLSATSYHRWHSPVSGTIYKIELVDRSYYSATYHIQDNPASPNICMSQGYLAQVAARGIIYIQADNPDIGLMCFVSLGMSEVSSKEITIEEKDKVKKCDQLGMFHYGGSTHLLIFRPGVNIEFDTRGQTPGLHTENIPVKSKIHQPRQI